One Denticeps clupeoides chromosome 12, fDenClu1.1, whole genome shotgun sequence genomic window carries:
- the prdm2b gene encoding PR domain zinc finger protein 2 encodes MDVSGATLETLDDIPPHVWKGLPEDMMLRPSAVDGNRIGVWASRIIPKGKRFGPFIGERKKRSQVTSNVYMWEVYFPTRGWMCIDATDPMKGNWLRYVNWARSSQEQNLFPLEINRAIYYKVLRPIGAGEELLAWYNGEDDPEIAAALEEERASSSSRKSSPRAKRARRKLLEKARQAGLGGIWCPKQTGGPKHTEMRDSEEGVNEEDDRPASSLGLVQEIASAVHKDPKDFKSLPVEVEVNQGHTEQSCVQQISDHPTDMEKNEPPLRISTLDEGPVSPPCDTESASPALKTDIDAELDPEVDGDTLGQNYPCEHCERHFSTKQGLERHIHIHSTSQQTHIFKCCYCGKSFGSQVGRRRHERRHENVKKKPGSLAGTACLHSPVQAKDASSLDRVTSPLQNGGPSQSAEAQRRDATAETDRLIADENGEPKDLHICKYCNKAFGSHTNMRRHQRRIHERHLLPKGVRRKEMLLPETQTIQQGQPAALQEGSPSQSPPTVYVPSVDTEDEGERDDYMVDISSNISENLSLYIDGKILPTNTVSSCDVIEVDSSSAALFGLNPVIISPEQINQAFKSEIPSSAVKLVSSVNQAVGKRRTSTPPLLPNIKTESDVSLSSSSSVLVGNLLPQSTETLAFQKERNIYLSPKLKQLLQTQDSQKPAVSLIANSHRLAPPLSVTTLPGASGKYKRRTGSPPTSPQQNPGPDSENLRSESVAPFILKVPKLEKLSVSPTCSPSSHDEKDVLGKDSFKNWSASRSGGNSCNQQPLDLSNSIGQKSPSVSKGPGESVLDLSVHRQSTADLDGKGSLTLQSATKKRKPNTSMLEKVLMSEYAGLNPVGEEALGSPDTSASPASITGTCPTSPVSNSERLPPESAHPSPPSLTPMTLNPSSPCSSILASPTPPPPVLPTVPSPPTFPHYQQSDCPLLSPKMSPRPTEYEEVESSPSQPLSTHDVNSSRDPSPITEDSLSNSETLARLVSLTSESVLSLTAELETDSGGGPQCVGDLDCLSKKSQSASTDETRSQDLVPSERSVSDHSPHSPVSKPQNAECSVADPSGLSDQSFKLRQSLLKIEKEVWKVEEDQTPVSVVNSASNPPPQDNCSKEVETDQETFAKNFVCNVCQDLFHSIKELSCHIPLHAEEWPFKCEFCVQLFGNATALLEHRSSLHGVGRIFVCSVCSKEFAFLCNLQQHQRDLHPKQSCSHAVVENGKLRPQNYTNPAMADVETSPSNTASDPCAEESPQDSPMTNKDDGIRNEEEIEEQEDPTEELYTTIKIMASEAGKPRGPDVRLGINQHYPSFKPPPFPYHNRTPAGTVASATNFTTHNIPQTFSTAIRCTKCGNSFDNMPELHKHILACANASDKKRYTPKKNPIPLRQIVKPQNGLISPASGASSGQNAFRRMGQPKRLNFNQEATSKVKLNALKKKNQLVQRAIYHKNKSASSAKKVLIKKEEEQEVHVCPHCSREFTYPASLSKHIAVSCPMKPVPKKGKKGPPEVLASHDKNMNLRRRAAEAEIKQELDPGPKALGKTRARSSELLEGDASLTGKGKVGNSHMHAKRSASQALVTAPPMKKGKRSAGPSPTQPSVLTAEDAAERSSVKMQRMGRDPPPKKPAEMKAQLQPHPQAFSKKEERMRTRERVGGPVTRSLQMSCSVDPVEVKTEDLASQESRELQDSKLSR; translated from the exons ATGGACGTGTCAGGAGCTACACTGGAAACCCTGGATGATATCCCACCACATGTGTGGAAGGGTCTGCCCGAGGACATGATGCTCAGGCCATCGGCTGTTGATGGAAACCGTATAG GTGTCTGGGCTTCGAGAATCATTCCCAAGGGTAAAAGGTTTGGTCCTTTCATAGGCGAGAGGAAGAAGCGTTCCCAGGTGACCAGCAATGTATACATGTGGGAG GTGTATTTTCCAACAAGGGGATGGATGTGCATTGATGCGACGGACCCTATGAAGGGAAATTGGTTGCGCTATGTCAACTGGGCTCGGTCTTCTCAAGAACAGAATTTGTTCCCCTTGGAGATCAACAGGGCCATTTACTACAAAGTGCTACGG CCAATCGGAGCCGGGGAAGAGCTGCTGGCCTGGTACAATGGGGAAGACGACCCAGAGATAGCAGCTGCATTAGAGGAAGAGCGAGCGAGCAGTTCGAGTAGGAAAAGTTCCCCGCGGGCCAAACGAG CCAGGAGGAAGTTGCTGGAAAAAGCCAGACAGGCTGGTTTGGGTGGAATCTGGTGTCCCAAGCAGACAGGTGGACCTAAACACACAGAGATGAGAGATTCTGAAGAAG GGGTGAATGAGGAAGACGACAGGCCTGCTTCCTCTCTGGGGCTTGTGCAGGAGATTGCTTCTGCAGTGCATAAAGATCCCAAGGACTTTAAGTCACTCCCTGTTGAAGTTGAGGTGAACCAGGGACACACAGAGCAGTCCTGTGTCCAGCAAATCTCAGACCATCCCACTGACATGGAGAAGAATGAACCACCATTAAGAATCAGTACCCTTGATGAGGGCCCTGTTAGCCCTCCGTGTGATACTGAAAGTGCATCTCCTGCACTGAAGACTGACATTGATGCTGAACTTGATCCTGAGGTTGATGGCGACACTTTAGGACAGAACTATCCCTGTGAGCACTGTGAACGTCACTTCTCCACCAAACAAGGCCTAGAGCGTCATATTCACATACACAGCACAAGTCAACAGACCCACATCTTTAAATGCTGTTATTGTGGGAAATCCTTTGGTTCTCAGGTCGGCCGGCGCAGACATGAGCGAAGACACGAAAACGTGAAGAAAAAGCCTGGGTCTCTTGCTGGAACTGCTTGCTTGCATAGCCCTGTACAGGCAAAGGATGCATCTAGCCTTGACAGAGTTACTAGTCCACTACAAAACGGTGGGCCCTCCCAAAGCGCTGAAGCTCAGAGAAGGGATGCCACAGCCGAGACTGATCGGCTTATTGCTGATGAGAATGGGGAACCTAAAGACCTTCatatttgcaaatattgcaacaaGGCGTTTGGTTCTCACACAAATATGCGCAGACACCAACGCAGGATCCATGAGCGGCATCTCCTTCCAAAAGGTGTTCGTAGGAAAGAAATGCTGTTACCTGAAACACAGACTATACAACAGGGCCAACCAGCAGCGCTCCAGGAAGGCTCTCCAAGTCAAAGTCCTCCTACAGTGTATGTTCCCAGTGTGGATACAGAAGATGAGGGTGAGCGGGATGATTATATGGTGGACATCTCCAGCAACATTTCTGAGAACCTCAGTCTTTACATAGATGGGAAGATATTACCTACAAACACTGTCAGTAGCTGTGACGTGATTGAAGTTGATTCCAGCTCTGCGGCCTTATTTGGTCTTAATCCTGTAATAATCAGTCCTGAGCAAATCAACCAAGCTTTTAAATCAGAAATTCCCTCGTCTGCTGTGAAACTGGTTTCAAGCGTAAACCAAGCTGTTGGTAAGAGGAGAACTTCAACACCACCACTTTTACCAAATATAAAAACAGAATCCGATGTGTCTTTgtcatcttcctcttctgtcCTAGTTGGAAATCTGTTACCACAATCCACAGAGACACTAGCTTTTCAAAAGGAGAGAAATATTTACCTTTCTCCAAAGCTTAAACAGCTTCTGCAAACCCAAGACAGTCAGAAGCCTGCCGTTTCACTAATTGCAAACAGTCATCGATTGGCTCCTCCCCTATCAGTAACTACGCTACCTGGAGCATCTGGAAAGTATAAAAGAAGAACTGGGTCCCCACCCACCTCGCCACAGCAAAACCCAGGTCCAGACTCTGAAAATTTGAGGAGTGAATCGGTTGCCCCATTCATCCTAAAGGTGCCAAAGCTGGAAAAGCTTTCTGTGTCTCCTACCTGCAGTCCTTCTAGCCATGATGAGAAGGATGTCTTGGGTAAAGACTCATTCAAAAATTGGTCCGCTTCAAGGAGCGGCGGAAACTCGTGCAATCAGCAGCCTCTTGACCTGTCAAATTCAATCGGTCAGAAGAGCCCCAGTGTTAGCAAAGGACCTGGAGAATCTGTGTTGGACTTGAGTGTCCATCGGCAGAGCACAGCTGACCTTGACGGAAAGGGAAGCCTGACACTACAGTCTGCCACCAAGAAAAGGAAACCCAACACCAgcatgctggagaaggtgtTGATGAGCGAATATGCTGGCCTAAATCCAGTAGGGGAGGAGGCTCTAGGAAGCCCTGACACCAGTGCTTCACCAGCTAGTATCACTGGCACCTGTCCCACTAGCCCAGTTTCAAATTCTGAAAGGCTTCCTCCAGAGTCAGCACATCCGTCTCCACCTTCTTTGACCCCCATGACTCTAAACCCATCTTCTCCTTGTTCATCTATCTTAGCATCTCCTACGCCGCCACCACCTGTTCTGCCCACAGTTCCATCACCCCCTACTTTCCCCCATTACCAACAGTCAGATTGTCCATTGCTGTCGCCAAAAATGTCACCTAGGCCCACTGAGTATGAGGAAGTGGAGAGCTCGCCGAGTCAGCCACTGAGCACTCATGATGTAAACTCTTCAAGGGATCCCAGTCCCATCACAGAAGATTCCTTGTCAAATTCAGAAACGCTAGCCAGGCTTGTTTCCCTAACCTCTGAATCAGTTCTCTCTCTGACAGCAGAATTAGAGACCGATTCTGGTGGAGGTCCACAGTGTGTTGGTGACTTAGACTGTCTTTCTAAGAAAAGCCAAAGTGCTTCCACAGATGAAACAAGAAGTCAAGATCTGGTGCCATCAGAACGGAGCGTGAGTGACCACTCCCCTCATTCTCCTGTATCAAAACCTCAAAATGCAGAATGTTCTGTGGCTGACCCCTCAGGCTTATCGGATCAATCCTTTAAACTGAGGCAATCATTACTCAAAATTGAAAAAGAGGTTTGGAAAGTAGAAGAGGACCAAACACCTGTTTCTGTGGTTAATTCTGCATCCAACCCTCCTCCTCAGGATAATTGTTCCAAAGAGGTAGAAACTGATCAGGAGACATTTGCTAAGAATTTTGTTTGCAATGTCTGCCAGGACCTTTTCCACTCAATTAAGGAGCTTAGTTGTCACATCCCATTGCATGCTGAAGAGTGGCCATTTAAGTGTGAATTCTGCGTTCAGTTGTTCGGGAATGCCACTGCGTTGTTGGAACATCGCTCCTCTCTCCATGGTGTTGGTAGGATCtttgtttgttctgtgtgtagCAAAGAATTTGCATTTCTCTGCAACCTCCAGCAGCATCAGAGGGACCTGCATCCAAAACAGTCATGCTCACATGCGGTTGTTGAAAATGGTAAGTTGAGGCCGCAGAACTACACCAACCCAGCTATGGCAGATGTGGAGACCAGCCCTTCAAACACGGCCTCTGATCCATGTGCGGAAGAGTCTCCTCAAGATTCTCCCATGACTAATAAGGATGATGGTATTCGTAATGAAGAAGAAATTGAGGAGCAGGAAGATCCCACTGAAGAACTGTACACTACAATAAAAATCATGGCTTCAGAAGCAGGCAAGCCCAGAGGTCCAGATGTACGTCTTGGCATTAATCAGCATTACCCCAGCTTCAAGCCCCCTCCATTCCCATACCATAACCGAACACCAGCGGGAACTGTGGCCTCTGCCACCAACTTCACAACTCATAATATCCCACAGACATTCAGCACAGCCATCCGTTGCACCAAGTGTGGCAATAGCTTTGACAACATGCCGGAGCTCCATAAGCACATACTGGCTTGTGCTAATGCGAGTGACAAGAAGCGCTACACTCCTAAGAAGAATCCAATTCCACTCCGGCAGATCGTGAAACCACAGAATGGACTAATTTCACCGGCATCTGGAGCCAGCTCAGGCCAGAATGCTTTCCGTCGAATGGGACAACCCAAGAGACTCAACTTTAACCAAGAGGCTACATCCAAAGTCAAGTTGAATgcacttaaaaagaaaaaccaatTAGTCCAGAGGGCTATATACCACAAGAACAAGTCTGCGTCCTCAGCCAAGAAAGTCCTTATTAAGAAGGAAGAGGAACAAGAAGTCCATGTATGTCCACACTGTAGCCGTGAGTTCACATACCCTGCAAGCCTCAGCAAGCACATAGCAGTCAGTTGCCCAATGAAACCTGTTCCaaagaaaggcaaaaaaggGCCACCAGAAGTATTGGCTTCTCATGACAAAAATATGAACCTTCGTAGAAGAGCTGCAGAAGCTGAGATTAAGCAAGAGCTGGACCCTGGACCAAAGGCTCTTGGGAAAACGAGGGCTCGTAGCTCAGAGCTGTTGGAAGGCGATGCCTCTCTCACTGGTAAAGGAAAAGTTGGTAACTCACACATGCATGCCAAGAGGTCTGCCTCTCAGGCCCTTGTTACTGCACCCCCCATGAAAAAAGGCAAAAGGAGTGCGGGTCCATCTCCAACCCAACCCTCTGTTCTCACAGCAGAGGATGCTGCAGAACGTTCCTCTGTGAAAATGCAGCGAATGGGCCGTGACCCTCCACCTAAGAAACCAGCGGAGATGAAGGCTCAACTGCAGCCGCATCCCCAGGCTTTTTCTAAGAAAGAGGAGCGCATGAGGACTCGTGAAAGGGTTGGGGGACCAGTCACAAGAAGTCTCCAGATGTCCTGCTCTGTGGATCCAGTTGAAGTAAAGACGGAGGATCTCGCCAGTCAGGAATCAAGGGAATTGCAG GACTCAAAGTTATCCAGGTAA